Proteins from a genomic interval of Microbacterium imperiale:
- the sdhC gene encoding succinate dehydrogenase, cytochrome b556 subunit: MSAPARVTPSVAQTTSKTPRGTLYRGNEGMWSWVLHRITGVAIFFFLLVHVLDTALIRVSPEAYDAVIGTYKNPIMGLGEVALVAAIVYHAFNGLRIIAVDLWPWATRHQRQLWWGVLAVWAVTVLGFAARHVPIVLSEIGGGH, translated from the coding sequence GTGTCTGCACCAGCACGCGTCACACCGTCGGTGGCCCAGACCACTTCCAAGACCCCGCGCGGCACGCTGTACCGCGGCAACGAGGGCATGTGGTCGTGGGTGCTCCACCGCATCACCGGCGTCGCCATCTTCTTCTTCCTCTTGGTCCACGTGCTCGACACCGCGCTGATCCGCGTGTCGCCCGAGGCCTACGACGCTGTCATCGGCACCTACAAGAACCCGATCATGGGGCTCGGCGAGGTCGCGCTGGTCGCCGCCATCGTCTACCACGCCTTCAACGGCCTGCGCATCATCGCCGTCGACCTGTGGCCGTGGGCCACCCGCCACCAGCGCCAGCTGTGGTGGGGCGTGCTCGCGGTGTGGGCCGTCACGGTGCTCGGCTTCGCCGCTCGCCACGTGCCGATCGTTCTCTCGGAGATTGGAGGGGGTCACTGA
- a CDS encoding succinate dehydrogenase hydrophobic membrane anchor subunit, whose amino-acid sequence MTADTLAAPRSPQVRKKGANLEKWGWVYMRASGVLLVVLIFGHLFVNLMLGEGIKGIDFAFVAGKFASPFWQWWDVLMLWLALIHGANGMRTIVNDYVTGATARKVLVWAIWLSAALLILLGTLVVFTFDPCLGVTADSMLWEMCQG is encoded by the coding sequence ATGACCGCCGACACCCTGGCCGCACCGCGCAGCCCGCAGGTCCGCAAGAAGGGCGCCAACCTCGAGAAATGGGGCTGGGTCTACATGCGCGCCTCAGGCGTGCTCCTGGTCGTGCTCATCTTCGGGCACCTGTTCGTCAACCTGATGCTCGGCGAGGGCATCAAGGGCATCGACTTCGCGTTCGTCGCCGGCAAGTTCGCCAGCCCGTTCTGGCAGTGGTGGGACGTGCTGATGCTGTGGCTCGCGCTGATCCACGGCGCCAACGGCATGCGGACGATCGTCAACGACTACGTCACGGGCGCCACCGCTCGAAAGGTCCTCGTGTGGGCCATCTGGCTCTCCGCCGCACTGCTGATCCTGCTGGGCACGCTCGTCGTGTTCACCTTCGACCCCTGCCTGGGCGTCACCGCGGACAGCATGCTCTGGGAGATGTGCCAGGGCTGA